One region of Gigantopelta aegis isolate Gae_Host chromosome 7, Gae_host_genome, whole genome shotgun sequence genomic DNA includes:
- the LOC121377355 gene encoding uncharacterized protein LOC121377355 isoform X1, protein MARRRLILSVTVVISTCLVAVTSDIGISAELTGSSAVGHEGGFYNFTCTVRNAAVFTDLIKFNRNDGCRGVTLYQNFAGCMEVLYSPKTNGIRCGSGTNKVSAQTKQYHMWIHSLTKKDLTLWWCYLPALGVRSNSLDLSDLKIIVNCSDEASTGQTTHLTCMFTAEVKPIVIVLYPPNGQTQEIVSCDIEAKTCRAVSSQGFYSAELTTDNKITLTIHSFDSERDAGIWTCTSGTKGDTCYMSSLGVVSCLLSNTSIMLQFAAISCVMIVTKNQLCGTF, encoded by the exons ATGGCCCGTAGGCGGCTCATCTTATCCGTCACTGTGGTGATATCTACCTGTCTCGTTGCTGTCACCTCCGATATAG GTATATCAGCCGAGTTGACTGGCTCGTCAGCGGTGGGACATGAGGGCGGCTTCTACAACTTCACCTGCACAGTCAGAAATGCCGCTGTTTTTACTGATCTTATAAAGTTCAACAGGAATGATGGGTGCCGTGGAGTAACCTTATATCAAAACTTCGCCGGCTGTATGGAAGTTCTCTATTCACCTAAGACCAACGGAATTCGCTGTGGATCGGGAACCAACAAAGTGTCCGCTCAAACAAAGCAATATCACATGTGGATCCATAGTCTGACGAAAAAGGATCTCACTCTCTGGTGGTGTTATTTGCCTGCCTTGGGAGTACGCAGCAATAGTTTAGATCTTA gtgaTTTGAAGATAATTGTGAATTGTTCAGATGAAGCATCAACTGGACAAACTACACATTTGACTTGTATGTTTACTGCTGAAGTCAAACCCATAGTAATAGTTCTGTATCCACCTAATGGTCAAACACAAGAAATAGTGTCCTGTGACATAGAGGCAAAGACATGTCGTGCTGTCAGTTCGCAAGGGTTCTACAGTGCTGAGTTAACGACTGATAATAAGATCACTCTGACGATACATTCGTTCGACAGCGAGAGGGATGCAGGGATATGGACATGTACTAGTGGAACCAAAGGAGATACATGTTACATGTCCAGCTTGG GTGTTGTTTCCTGCTTGCTGTCAAATACATCCATCATGTTGCAGTTTGCTGCCAT atCCTGTGTCATGATCGTCACCAAGAACCAACTCTGTGGTACGTTCTAG
- the LOC121377355 gene encoding uncharacterized protein LOC121377355 isoform X2, with protein sequence MARRRLILSVTVVISTCLVAVTSDIGISAELTGSSAVGHEGGFYNFTCTVRNAAVFTDLIKFNRNDGCRGVTLYQNFAGCMEVLYSPKTNGIRCGSGTNKVSAQTKQYHMWIHSLTKKDLTLWWCYLPALGVRSNSLDLSVVSCLLSNTSIMLQFAAISCVMIVTKNQLCGTF encoded by the exons ATGGCCCGTAGGCGGCTCATCTTATCCGTCACTGTGGTGATATCTACCTGTCTCGTTGCTGTCACCTCCGATATAG GTATATCAGCCGAGTTGACTGGCTCGTCAGCGGTGGGACATGAGGGCGGCTTCTACAACTTCACCTGCACAGTCAGAAATGCCGCTGTTTTTACTGATCTTATAAAGTTCAACAGGAATGATGGGTGCCGTGGAGTAACCTTATATCAAAACTTCGCCGGCTGTATGGAAGTTCTCTATTCACCTAAGACCAACGGAATTCGCTGTGGATCGGGAACCAACAAAGTGTCCGCTCAAACAAAGCAATATCACATGTGGATCCATAGTCTGACGAAAAAGGATCTCACTCTCTGGTGGTGTTATTTGCCTGCCTTGGGAGTACGCAGCAATAGTTTAGATCTTA GTGTTGTTTCCTGCTTGCTGTCAAATACATCCATCATGTTGCAGTTTGCTGCCAT atCCTGTGTCATGATCGTCACCAAGAACCAACTCTGTGGTACGTTCTAG
- the LOC121377905 gene encoding uncharacterized protein LOC121377905: protein MAYRYMDELPVEALVRYKAKLDIVGLHQCPYKLKADEWTNNPKQWPKIEYPDVYHYLINTPGVFSQQPKANHRSLEAYNFFVSGWVQTVLHIKVGTNTVLKADVKPSWRVTEDCHHSWVAVDNSACVLTAHCDCMAGLGESCSHIGALLYKMEAAVRLGYTDSACTDVPCQWNQCFTKKVTPSPVARINFYTEKVKEKVRKCNIIKKHATPATEDEQKLFLAGLQSTGENIVGFVAFSEYNECFYE, encoded by the exons ATGGCATATAGATACATGGATGAGTTGCCAGTGGAAGCTTTAGTTCGTTATAAGGCCAAATTAGATATTGTTGGACTTCACCAGTGCCCGTACAAACTAAAAGCCGACGAGTGGACCAATAACCCGAAGCAGTGGCCCAAGATTGAATATCCCGATGTTTACCACTATCTCATTAATACTCCAG gGGTTTTCAGCCAACAGCCAAAAGCAAACCATCGGTCTTTGGAAGCCTACAACTTTTTTGTATCTGGATGGGTCCAAACTGTTTTGCACATTAAAGTTGGTACCAATACTGTTTTGAAAGCTGACGTGAAACCTTCCTGGCGGGTAACAGAGGACTGTCACCATTCTTGGGTAGCAGTTGACAACAGTGCATGTGTACTTACTGCACACTGTGACTGTATGGCAGGTTTGGGGGAATCTTGCTCACATATTGGTGCCTTGCTATACAAGATGGAAGCAGCAGTCCGTCTCGGATACACAGACAGTGCTTGCACTGATGTTCCTTGCCAGTGGAATCAGTGTTTCACCAAAAAAGTGACACCATCGCCTGTGGCCCGTATTAACTTTTACACCGAAAAGGTAAAAGAAAAAGTAAGAAAGTGTAATATAATTAAGAAACATGCTACACCTGCCACTGAAGATGAACAAAAACTGTTTCTTGCTGGGTTACAAAGCACAGGGGAAAATATTGTAGGATTTGTGGCATTCAGTGAATATAATGAGTGTTTTTATGAATGA
- the LOC121377354 gene encoding uncharacterized protein LOC121377354 isoform X1 — MMHEELENVRKERDGALNEVERLNKCLNACNMSAISVEGNNVKCQMMTGIRWTIFQQLFLMLSTYVSRQGLKETSLPFREQLFMTFVKLRHNPTFEFLAQLKGIPKSTAIDYFWKWLNLLHAKIGFMVKWQDRERIFQTIPPVFQSKFPKLTSIIDCFEIFIETPRNLQARAKCWSNYKKHCTIKVFVSCSPHGHVNFLSPVWGGRVSDVQIVRESGFISLKYHLPGDQILADRGFTLTEDFATQCSAELIMPAFTKGKKQLSAKEVETSRQISSVRIHIERVIGLMKNRFGILQGPLPIRVVQSLKNEADGCILASCDIIVGVCAALNNLGQSIVFHE, encoded by the coding sequence ATGATGCACGAGGAGCTAGAAAATGTCCGAAAAGAAAGAGATGGAGCTTTGAACGAGGTTGAAAGACTGAACAAATGTCTCAATGCATGTAACATGTCTGCTATTTCAGTTGAAGGAAATAATGTTAAATGTCAAATGATGACTGGTATTAGATGGACTATTTTTCAGCAGTTGTTTCTTATGTTAAGCACCTATGTTAGTCGACAGGGTCTAAAAGAAACAAGTCTACCATTCAGAGAACAATTATTTATGACTTTTGTAAAATTGAGACATAACCCAACATTTGAATTTTTGGCTCAGTTAAAAGGTATCCCCAAAAGTACAGCTATTGATTATTTTTGGAAGTGGTTAAATTTGCTCCATGCAAAAATAGGTTTCATGGTGAAATGGCAGGATAGAGAAAGAATTTTTCAAACAATCCCACCTGTATTTCAGTCCAAATTTCCAAAGCTTACTTCGATCATcgattgttttgaaatattcattGAGACTCCTAGAAACTTACAAGCTAGAGCAAAATGTTGGAGCAATTATAAAAAACACTGTACTATTAAAGTGTTCGTTTCATGTAGCCCACATGGGCATGTAAACTTTTTGTCACCAGTGTGGGGTGGCCGAGTATCAGATGTCCAAATTGTTAGAGAATCTGGTTTCATctctttaaaatatcatttaccAGGAGACCAAATTCTAGCAGATCGTGGCTTCACTTTAACTGAAGATTTTGCTACACAATGTTCTGCCGAGCTCATTATGCCGGCTTTCACAAAAGGCAAGAAACAACTGTCCGCTAAAGAAGTGGAAACGTCAAGACAAATTTCTTCTGTTAGAATTCATATTGAACGTGTAATTGGTTTAATGAAAAACAGATTTGGTATTTTACAAGGTCCCCTACCCATTAGAGTTgttcaaagtttaaaaaatgaAGCCGATGGTTGTATTCTAGCAAGCTGTGATATTATTGTTGGCGTGTGTGCTGCATTAAACAATCTTGGTCAAAGTATTGTATTCCatgaataa
- the LOC121377354 gene encoding uncharacterized protein LOC121377354 isoform X3 gives MEPYQTKCGNQEVTTPTCALLILFLVLKLTISHIQILFQACFHLKKNQRLLPATRLTGFIDVHLDRLSGQSPKKQDPKLQLENGLNSQVQEKMILLWNPFLTALYPPQVVFSKMQKAS, from the exons ATGGAACCATATCAAACAAAATGTGGGAACCAAGAAGTGACTACACCTACGTGTGCTCTGCTCATTTTATTTCtg gtTCTAAAGTTAACAATCAGTCACATCCAGATTTTGTTCCAAGCCTGTTTCCATCTAAAAAAGAACCAAAGACTCCTGCCAGCAACAAGGTTGACAGGTTTCATAGATGTGCATCTAGACAGGTTAAGCGGACAGAGTCCCAAGAAACAGGATCCAAAACTCCAGCTCGAAAACGGCTTAAACTCACAAGTTCAAGAGAAAATGATTCTGCTGTGGAATCCATTCCTGACAGCCCTTTATCCACCACAAGTTGTGTTCTCCAAG atGCAGAAAGCCAGTTGA
- the LOC121377354 gene encoding THAP domain-containing protein 7-like isoform X2 has translation MVKHCCVFNCSNNKARQDKLSFYMIPNEVTEPERRKRWIQAIGRAHINDDGTISNKMWEPRSDYTYVCSAHFISGSKVNNQSHPDFVPSLFPSKKEPKTPASNKVDRFHRCASRQVKRTESQETGSKTPARKRLKLTSSRENDSAVESIPDSPLSTTSCVLQGKKLFNIHAVFLFVHYCIFIFFMKHGKLLILALPFDRSITIIFRK, from the exons ATGGTGAAGCACTGTTGCGTTTTTAATTGTTCAAATAATAAAGCACGACAGGACAAACTGTCCTTTTACATGATACCGAACGAAGTCACCGAGCCCGAACGCAGAAAACGGTGGATCCAGGCTATAGGTAGAGCACACATCAACGACGATGGAACCATATCAAACAAAATGTGGGAACCAAGAAGTGACTACACCTACGTGTGCTCTGCTCATTTTATTTCtg gtTCTAAAGTTAACAATCAGTCACATCCAGATTTTGTTCCAAGCCTGTTTCCATCTAAAAAAGAACCAAAGACTCCTGCCAGCAACAAGGTTGACAGGTTTCATAGATGTGCATCTAGACAGGTTAAGCGGACAGAGTCCCAAGAAACAGGATCCAAAACTCCAGCTCGAAAACGGCTTAAACTCACAAGTTCAAGAGAAAATGATTCTGCTGTGGAATCCATTCCTGACAGCCCTTTATCCACCACAAGTTGTGTTCTCCAAGGTAAGAAATTGTTTAATATTCATGCAGtctttttatttgttcattattgcatctttatttttttcatgaaaCATGGAAAGCTCTTAATATTGGCATTGCCGTTTGACCGATCCATTACCATTATATTTcggaaataa